A single Pseudomonas sp. DC1.2 DNA region contains:
- a CDS encoding NIPSNAP family protein, whose product MITCHVKYVIDPYQLSDFEAYAKAWLGIVERLGGTHHGYFLPSEGASNIAYCLFSFPSLADYESYRHIAMTDPESIALVASLVAKKFIVSYERTFLRPLLA is encoded by the coding sequence TTGATAACCTGCCACGTCAAATATGTGATCGATCCCTATCAACTGAGCGACTTTGAAGCCTATGCCAAGGCATGGCTAGGTATTGTCGAGCGTTTGGGCGGGACGCATCATGGGTATTTCCTGCCGTCAGAAGGCGCGAGTAATATCGCCTACTGCCTGTTCAGCTTTCCTTCGCTGGCGGACTACGAAAGCTACCGCCATATCGCGATGACAGATCCCGAAAGCATCGCGCTGGTAGCATCGCTGGTCGCGAAAAAGTTTATTGTCAGCTACGAGCGAACGTTTCTGCGCCCGCTGTTGGCATGA
- the eco gene encoding serine protease inhibitor ecotin, producing MGSLTLHTTVGLIVAGLSCAAHAAKLEEVAPFPNPENGFTRQVIHLPAQNQEDAYQVEILAGKTLSVDCNRQRLGGMLEEKNLEGWGYPFYRLETVIGPMSTLMACPDGKRRKDFVAVVGDGFMLRYNSKLPIVLYVPKDVEVRYRIWSASGKVENAVQE from the coding sequence ATGGGTTCTTTGACTTTACACACGACCGTCGGGCTGATTGTTGCCGGGCTATCGTGCGCTGCCCATGCCGCGAAACTCGAAGAGGTTGCGCCGTTTCCCAACCCTGAAAACGGTTTTACCCGCCAGGTCATTCACCTTCCCGCTCAAAATCAGGAAGACGCCTATCAGGTCGAGATTTTGGCCGGCAAGACGTTGTCCGTCGACTGCAATCGGCAGCGCCTGGGTGGCATGCTTGAAGAGAAAAACCTTGAGGGCTGGGGCTATCCTTTCTACCGACTGGAAACCGTCATCGGTCCGATGAGCACACTGATGGCCTGCCCCGATGGCAAACGTAGAAAAGACTTCGTAGCGGTGGTCGGTGATGGCTTCATGCTGCGCTATAACAGCAAGTTGCCTATCGTGCTCTATGTGCCCAAAGACGTGGAAGTTCGCTATCGGATTTGGTCGGCCTCCGGCAAGGTCGAGAACGCCGTTCAGGAATAA
- a CDS encoding DUF1652 domain-containing protein translates to MFLSALELRNIIESSFLPKRCQCTLSPDMSMTVKVYADRQTDQLDLMVTGINAKRLNGSRQINDLIAELRSDLERRLLSQPRHASGRAF, encoded by the coding sequence ATGTTTCTTTCTGCCCTGGAACTACGCAACATCATTGAAAGCAGCTTTTTACCTAAACGTTGTCAATGCACGCTGTCGCCAGACATGTCGATGACTGTGAAGGTATACGCCGACCGACAGACCGATCAATTGGACTTAATGGTCACTGGCATCAACGCCAAACGGCTCAACGGTAGTCGCCAAATCAACGACCTGATCGCGGAGCTGCGATCGGACCTTGAGCGACGTTTACTGTCCCAGCCACGCCACGCCAGTGGTCGGGCGTTTTAA
- a CDS encoding DUF2790 domain-containing protein produces MNMRTLLITTTLAFTAFAGMAQAADTSSTQAVPYRYGMPLNVGKVIAMTEHSTPDCKVIKADMKYIDSTSGKPEEITYRKLSDACSFQN; encoded by the coding sequence ATGAACATGCGCACTTTGCTGATCACCACCACCCTCGCCTTCACCGCATTTGCCGGGATGGCCCAGGCTGCCGATACGTCCTCGACTCAAGCAGTGCCTTATCGCTACGGCATGCCGCTGAATGTGGGCAAAGTCATTGCCATGACGGAACACTCAACTCCGGACTGCAAAGTCATCAAGGCGGATATGAAGTACATCGATAGCACCTCGGGCAAGCCTGAAGAGATCACTTACCGGAAATTGTCAGACGCCTGTAGCTTCCAGAATTGA
- a CDS encoding sel1 repeat family protein: MKSSKLKSALSFLLCILFFSTNVQAELSQDQLAAKNKGIELYNQFKAISATPQLKIAADAGDHEAQYYLGEAIRKNKKYMTPEALSAYEASALQGDIYSMIRLAGEKNDLCVAMGNCPKGRKEPGEWGKMAIDTAGVEAAKGNAEAMYLMFIVTGDDKWLEKSAEKGYAFAQYFLGVSYREGRGFFILPSSRAEVVERLMKASAEGGYPQGMLEYGAILAEKKDLQGFRFWNEKAAETGYATAIFGYGSDIGKESSEFGYTYDPVKSYALLHLLLELDGGGGMPDYVNYVLPNISDKMSPKQIEKAKMVSKEWKDSHPPLSFFPDKL; this comes from the coding sequence TTGAAATCATCAAAATTGAAATCCGCCCTTAGTTTTTTACTTTGTATTTTATTTTTTAGCACTAATGTGCAAGCAGAGCTTTCCCAAGATCAGCTAGCAGCCAAAAACAAGGGAATAGAACTGTACAATCAGTTCAAAGCTATATCCGCGACACCACAGCTAAAAATTGCTGCAGATGCTGGCGATCACGAGGCCCAATATTATCTCGGCGAAGCCATTCGCAAAAATAAAAAATATATGACACCTGAAGCACTAAGCGCGTATGAAGCATCGGCGCTCCAAGGCGATATATACTCAATGATAAGACTTGCGGGAGAGAAAAATGATCTCTGCGTTGCTATGGGCAACTGTCCTAAAGGTAGAAAAGAACCTGGCGAATGGGGAAAAATGGCTATAGATACTGCAGGCGTAGAAGCTGCGAAGGGGAACGCAGAAGCGATGTATCTTATGTTTATAGTTACTGGCGATGATAAATGGCTGGAAAAATCCGCTGAAAAAGGTTACGCATTTGCGCAATATTTTTTAGGGGTCAGCTATCGTGAAGGCCGAGGCTTTTTTATATTACCATCCAGTCGGGCAGAAGTTGTTGAGCGTTTAATGAAAGCTTCCGCTGAAGGGGGTTATCCACAAGGAATGTTGGAATACGGGGCAATTTTGGCGGAAAAAAAGGACCTGCAAGGATTTAGATTTTGGAACGAGAAAGCGGCAGAAACTGGCTACGCAACGGCAATATTTGGATATGGATCTGACATAGGAAAGGAATCATCAGAGTTCGGATACACTTATGACCCGGTCAAATCTTATGCATTACTTCATCTACTGCTTGAGTTAGATGGTGGCGGAGGAATGCCGGACTACGTGAACTATGTACTTCCCAACATTTCCGACAAAATGAGTCCGAAGCAAATAGAAAAAGCGAAAATGGTTTCTAAAGAGTGGAAAGACTCTCATCCCCCACTGTCCTTCTTCCCTGACAAGTTATAA
- a CDS encoding peptidoglycan-binding protein LysM, with the protein METTKQSATAPGPAPLNLGPKKDFTEACTTNHKDQPKPCSNTFGTAIYATEEQEFWLLPERAASSMKEAMHALENQIAPSKSRDARIKGLDESGLLEYFLEPKLSTFLQGEQRQRMEAIEAQEPNIEMDPGMVLRSRKEVKLAKEKETPKAEEPKVNTQRSRIDQLQSEIDGQNRIHDDYSALIKLRREYLELKKLAIAAAKEKGNTYENGALFSAGAIEARARVQNYLEKRKTLISEGGIAPQAQEDIAKLLETDKKKRDELQKCLQTCEGDTYAYLAWKHGEAKSFAYHEYTDSIAKVSEYGLALPEFALISGDDITTGIEQFKLYLDTEKRQSEINTRLREKYKNWIEATGQNAQAPAGLVEVERAEWDRLQTVKQGLHEKAKQKVAADTVRRHLLWEPEQFEPQPIDRLVKDGFPLREVSTLSASGTPLRWLSLLNIRGVPKLLKEDMEKAAKKVGKIEGIPKNGDGGASKNSAQKVFGQWLESQGALRIGDQVGDWFDTTGWFNIDEFYKFLDSSGYKVTELEDAGKRKEWGEHLKQVVFKKSIRGEVRLFDNSPQAQFVRCLAPPQKKLHGEVKAEGPSFSAAEGFKISTSASLSYDLARGEVELLKVDMPEREKAKDVTIDYYLEGNPQLQTLNLGRMSFHFGARAWGYAGASLMLAGSIELSPINGNAKYGATLSPVKPAQREDAEARAERATHEETIKTKAANGDTSPTPDLEYKSKGEMTKVETKSSGQVMTGKAANVQIENGIKANFNLFAGVQAGIELTGALNWAPPKALAALRSAPSTGVNNSKEATSASQWLTLANLSGSAGAAYGAGVQGNAQISLDKGKFILNLKATVVLGPGASGGFKFEVGYEAVVELINIYRRELYKAKGASISWITPEAAEQASNLNALGAIGLDVAMVYMMGIDAIMNLYEAMTSAGKGGAIAHTIVEYENQDELRQWFVEATPEALGPILMTLISDPKGFNVTTISNSDGTSKDVKKEYSRDQACLLQQRAINRIISWITTNSQKTGTLLLAQQQFEDACKSMNKFGTQEKNPGQAYCENKHKLDIFMANAVLRLSRQEGDIDRAMYKDNVKKLGQRLDGSCKFDLHENRYLPFSTMKYIGP; encoded by the coding sequence ATGGAAACTACCAAACAATCAGCGACAGCGCCCGGGCCAGCCCCCCTGAACCTGGGGCCGAAAAAAGACTTCACAGAAGCATGTACTACGAACCACAAGGATCAACCCAAGCCTTGCTCCAATACATTCGGCACTGCAATTTATGCAACTGAAGAGCAAGAGTTTTGGCTGCTGCCCGAGCGCGCTGCCTCCTCGATGAAGGAAGCCATGCATGCTCTGGAAAATCAGATTGCACCGAGTAAGTCCCGTGACGCACGCATTAAGGGATTAGACGAGAGCGGATTACTGGAATACTTCCTTGAGCCAAAGCTCAGCACTTTCCTCCAAGGCGAACAGCGCCAGCGAATGGAGGCGATTGAAGCTCAGGAACCGAATATCGAGATGGACCCAGGCATGGTCCTTCGCAGCCGCAAAGAAGTAAAACTCGCAAAAGAAAAAGAGACGCCAAAGGCCGAAGAGCCAAAAGTTAATACTCAACGCTCGCGTATCGACCAACTTCAGTCGGAGATTGATGGTCAAAACCGTATTCACGACGATTACAGCGCACTGATTAAGTTACGTCGTGAGTATCTTGAACTTAAGAAACTGGCCATCGCCGCGGCAAAAGAAAAAGGTAATACCTATGAGAACGGGGCATTGTTTTCCGCAGGGGCCATTGAAGCCCGCGCACGTGTTCAAAACTACCTGGAAAAACGCAAGACGCTGATCAGTGAAGGCGGAATCGCGCCACAGGCGCAGGAAGACATCGCCAAACTCCTGGAAACAGACAAGAAAAAGCGTGACGAACTGCAGAAATGCCTCCAAACCTGCGAAGGCGACACTTACGCCTATCTGGCATGGAAGCACGGCGAAGCCAAGTCGTTCGCCTATCACGAATACACCGATTCGATTGCCAAAGTATCGGAATACGGGCTTGCATTGCCTGAGTTCGCGCTGATCAGCGGTGATGACATCACCACGGGGATCGAGCAGTTCAAGTTGTACCTCGACACTGAAAAACGGCAATCGGAGATCAACACTCGGCTGCGTGAAAAATACAAAAACTGGATCGAAGCGACGGGGCAAAACGCCCAGGCACCGGCCGGGTTAGTCGAAGTCGAACGTGCTGAATGGGACCGTTTGCAAACCGTAAAACAAGGTTTGCATGAAAAAGCCAAGCAAAAAGTCGCTGCCGATACCGTTCGACGTCACTTGCTCTGGGAACCAGAACAGTTTGAGCCGCAGCCTATTGATCGCTTGGTCAAGGATGGCTTTCCGCTCAGGGAAGTCAGCACGCTCAGCGCAAGCGGCACGCCGCTAAGATGGCTCAGCTTGCTGAACATCAGGGGTGTGCCAAAACTTCTAAAAGAAGACATGGAAAAAGCTGCGAAGAAAGTCGGAAAAATTGAAGGCATCCCCAAGAACGGTGATGGCGGTGCCAGTAAAAACAGCGCGCAGAAGGTATTTGGGCAGTGGCTGGAAAGCCAGGGTGCGCTAAGAATTGGCGACCAGGTCGGCGACTGGTTTGACACCACTGGCTGGTTCAACATCGACGAGTTCTACAAGTTCCTGGACAGCAGTGGCTACAAAGTCACTGAGCTCGAAGATGCCGGCAAACGCAAAGAATGGGGCGAGCATCTCAAGCAGGTCGTCTTCAAAAAGAGCATTCGCGGCGAAGTGAGGCTTTTTGACAATAGCCCGCAAGCTCAATTCGTCCGCTGCCTGGCCCCTCCGCAGAAAAAACTGCATGGCGAAGTGAAGGCGGAAGGCCCCTCTTTCTCTGCCGCTGAAGGCTTCAAGATCTCGACCAGCGCATCGCTGAGCTATGACCTGGCGCGCGGTGAAGTTGAACTACTGAAAGTCGACATGCCAGAGCGCGAGAAGGCCAAAGACGTAACCATCGATTACTACCTTGAAGGTAATCCTCAGCTTCAAACCTTGAACCTCGGCCGCATGTCCTTCCACTTCGGCGCCCGTGCATGGGGATACGCCGGTGCGTCGCTCATGCTCGCCGGTAGCATTGAACTGTCCCCGATAAACGGCAACGCCAAATACGGGGCGACACTCAGCCCTGTCAAACCTGCACAACGCGAAGATGCTGAAGCGAGGGCCGAAAGAGCGACCCACGAAGAAACTATCAAAACCAAAGCCGCCAATGGCGATACCAGCCCGACTCCAGACCTTGAATACAAATCCAAGGGCGAGATGACTAAAGTCGAGACCAAATCCTCGGGCCAAGTCATGACGGGCAAAGCAGCCAACGTACAAATTGAAAATGGCATAAAAGCCAACTTCAATTTGTTCGCGGGTGTACAAGCGGGCATCGAACTGACGGGAGCCTTGAACTGGGCTCCACCGAAAGCGCTGGCCGCGTTGCGCTCAGCCCCTTCAACCGGTGTTAACAACAGCAAAGAGGCTACTAGCGCCAGCCAATGGCTGACGCTTGCCAACCTTAGTGGCTCCGCAGGCGCCGCGTATGGCGCGGGTGTGCAGGGCAACGCTCAAATATCACTGGATAAGGGCAAATTCATCCTTAATTTGAAAGCAACCGTTGTGCTCGGACCGGGCGCAAGTGGTGGTTTCAAATTTGAGGTGGGTTATGAGGCTGTTGTAGAGCTAATCAATATCTATCGGCGTGAGTTGTATAAGGCCAAGGGCGCTTCGATTAGTTGGATTACGCCGGAGGCGGCTGAGCAGGCTTCCAATCTGAATGCGTTGGGTGCAATTGGGCTTGATGTCGCTATGGTTTACATGATGGGGATAGATGCCATTATGAATCTCTATGAGGCGATGACAAGTGCGGGTAAGGGTGGAGCTATAGCTCATACCATCGTTGAATATGAAAACCAGGATGAATTGAGACAGTGGTTCGTGGAAGCAACACCGGAGGCGTTAGGGCCAATTCTTATGACACTGATATCGGATCCGAAAGGTTTCAACGTGACTACAATTAGCAATAGCGATGGCACGTCTAAAGATGTGAAAAAGGAATACAGTCGAGATCAAGCTTGTCTACTGCAACAAAGAGCCATCAATAGAATAATCAGCTGGATAACAACGAACTCTCAAAAAACCGGGACGCTGCTCTTGGCTCAACAGCAATTCGAAGACGCGTGTAAGTCCATGAACAAATTTGGCACCCAAGAGAAAAATCCCGGGCAAGCATACTGCGAAAACAAACACAAATTAGACATCTTCATGGCAAATGCCGTATTACGTCTATCACGGCAAGAAGGTGATATCGATAGAGCTATGTACAAGGATAATGTCAAAAAGCTTGGGCAACGTCTTGATGGATCCTGCAAATTCGACCTCCATGAAAACAGGTACCTTCCTTTCAGCACCATGAAATATATCGGCCCTTAA
- a CDS encoding DUF4123 domain-containing protein: protein MHVTAMNALLAAPRYEFESLPREQSNQVLCFIIDRGRQPEAMSCLYRVGEPMNAQALFSSTEFADIVNEGPLWLTAPWGSQLAAEAARLCEENHSGIALTSEDANLALAHARWLLKANDGSGGQSLLSYHKPSLWAALAYTAGDTSIQLFGPWQAVYSPSPSHFGRERGAWLSWMADKEPIWHGDGPAFNLPDNAAKIQARLGWLYWVDEQYAAFGEPGDDRINEIAENLDLLLKNNIYEGDHLLKLASVVNGPPLETRPEAIAILQSKEESFIKVEQLMQIASANPQ from the coding sequence ATGCATGTAACCGCGATGAACGCCCTACTGGCCGCACCTCGTTATGAATTCGAGTCGCTGCCGAGGGAACAGTCCAATCAGGTTCTGTGTTTCATCATAGATCGCGGACGCCAGCCCGAGGCCATGTCGTGCCTTTATCGCGTCGGCGAACCGATGAATGCTCAAGCCTTGTTCAGCAGCACTGAGTTTGCCGATATCGTCAATGAAGGTCCCCTGTGGCTGACCGCACCGTGGGGTAGCCAGTTGGCAGCCGAGGCCGCGCGACTGTGCGAAGAAAACCATTCAGGAATTGCCCTGACTTCAGAAGATGCCAATCTGGCCCTCGCGCATGCGCGTTGGTTACTGAAAGCCAACGACGGCTCCGGCGGCCAGAGCCTGCTCAGCTATCACAAACCAAGCCTTTGGGCCGCGCTGGCCTATACCGCTGGCGACACGTCGATTCAACTATTCGGTCCTTGGCAAGCGGTCTACAGCCCTTCACCCAGCCACTTCGGTAGGGAGCGCGGCGCCTGGCTGTCGTGGATGGCCGACAAGGAACCGATATGGCATGGCGACGGCCCGGCGTTTAACCTGCCCGACAACGCAGCAAAGATTCAAGCGCGGCTGGGTTGGCTGTACTGGGTCGATGAGCAATATGCAGCATTCGGTGAACCGGGTGACGACCGGATCAATGAAATTGCTGAGAACCTGGATCTTTTGCTAAAAAACAACATCTACGAAGGTGACCATCTTCTCAAGCTGGCCTCGGTGGTTAACGGACCGCCGCTTGAAACAAGACCAGAAGCCATTGCCATCCTGCAATCCAAGGAAGAGTCGTTCATCAAGGTTGAACAGCTGATGCAAATCGCATCCGCCAATCCCCAATGA
- a CDS encoding type VI secretion system tip protein VgrG, whose protein sequence is MLDANATHISLTLEGVSADLQVLSFVGREALNQPFCFDIELVSARPDLKLEELLHKPGCLTFGATGKGIIHGLVYRIEQGDSGKKLTRYSISLVPQLAYLRHNHDQQIFQHLPVPKIIAQVLEARGILSDAYNFQLGATYPERDYCVQYDESDLHFIQRLCEEEGIHFHFQHSASGHKLVFGDDQTVFRKLAPVVYQQDSGMAAEKPVIKRFNLRLETRTTRVSRRDYDFEKPRILPEGAAKSAFAPDLEDYDYPGRFTDRERGKQLATRALERHRSDYKLAEGKGDEPTLASGHFMTLGEHPRAEWNDLWLLLEVIHEGKQPQVLSENITSDVTDDKDDFHQGYRNRFLATPWDAHYRPALEHPKPKVLGSQTAIVTGPAGEEIHTDQYGRVKVQFFWDRDGQGDENTTCWLRVATGWAGNAYGGITLPRIGMEVLVSFMEGDPDKPLITGCLYHKENVVPYDLPANKTRSTFKTLSSPGGKGYNEFRIEDKKGAEQIYLHAQRDWDESIEHDQKIHIGNERHDTVEANAFSEFKVEEHRITYLDRKTEARADDHLTVGVTRHLKVGTAQFVEAGTEIHYNAGEKVVVEGGMELTAKAGGSFVKIDAGGVTISGAQVKTNSGGSPGSGTPAAPLLPGPMKVAAADVAGKAPLPSRLNESGITPLCGKQSNGACSRKDCTCM, encoded by the coding sequence ATGCTGGACGCGAACGCAACCCATATTTCCCTCACGCTCGAAGGCGTTTCCGCCGACCTGCAAGTGCTCAGTTTCGTCGGTCGCGAAGCCCTCAACCAACCGTTCTGTTTTGACATCGAACTGGTCAGCGCGCGCCCCGACCTGAAACTTGAAGAGCTGTTGCACAAGCCCGGCTGCCTGACCTTCGGCGCCACCGGCAAAGGCATCATCCACGGCCTGGTCTATCGCATTGAACAAGGTGATTCCGGCAAGAAGCTGACTCGCTACAGCATCAGCCTGGTTCCGCAACTCGCCTACCTGCGGCACAACCATGACCAGCAGATCTTCCAGCACTTACCGGTGCCGAAGATCATCGCTCAAGTCCTGGAAGCCCGGGGCATTCTGTCCGACGCCTACAACTTCCAGCTTGGCGCGACCTACCCGGAACGCGACTACTGCGTGCAGTACGACGAGTCCGACCTGCATTTCATCCAGCGCCTGTGCGAAGAAGAAGGCATTCACTTCCACTTCCAGCACTCGGCCAGCGGACACAAACTGGTGTTCGGCGATGACCAGACCGTGTTTCGCAAACTGGCGCCCGTGGTCTACCAGCAAGACTCCGGGATGGCCGCCGAGAAACCGGTGATCAAGCGCTTCAACCTACGCCTTGAAACCCGCACCACCCGCGTCAGCCGCCGCGATTACGATTTTGAAAAACCGCGCATCCTCCCGGAAGGCGCCGCCAAAAGCGCGTTCGCGCCTGACCTGGAAGACTACGACTACCCCGGCCGCTTCACCGACCGCGAGCGCGGCAAGCAATTGGCGACCCGCGCACTAGAGCGCCATCGCAGCGACTACAAACTCGCCGAAGGCAAAGGCGACGAGCCGACCTTGGCCAGCGGCCACTTCATGACGCTGGGCGAACACCCGCGCGCCGAATGGAACGACCTGTGGTTACTGCTCGAAGTCATCCACGAGGGTAAACAGCCGCAAGTACTCAGCGAAAACATCACCAGCGACGTCACCGACGACAAAGACGATTTCCACCAGGGCTACCGCAACCGTTTCCTCGCCACCCCGTGGGACGCGCACTACCGCCCTGCCCTCGAACACCCGAAACCCAAAGTCCTCGGCAGCCAGACCGCCATCGTTACCGGCCCCGCCGGCGAAGAAATTCACACCGACCAATATGGCCGCGTCAAAGTGCAGTTTTTCTGGGATCGCGACGGCCAGGGTGACGAAAACACCACCTGCTGGCTGCGCGTCGCCACCGGTTGGGCGGGTAATGCCTACGGCGGCATCACCCTCCCACGCATCGGCATGGAAGTGCTGGTGTCGTTTATGGAAGGTGATCCAGATAAGCCGCTGATCACCGGCTGCCTGTACCACAAAGAAAACGTCGTGCCCTACGACCTGCCAGCCAACAAAACCCGCAGCACCTTCAAGACGCTCAGCTCACCGGGAGGCAAGGGCTACAACGAATTTCGCATCGAAGACAAAAAAGGCGCGGAACAGATCTACCTCCACGCCCAGCGCGACTGGGATGAAAGCATCGAGCACGACCAGAAAATCCACATCGGCAATGAACGGCACGACACCGTCGAGGCCAACGCCTTCAGCGAATTCAAGGTCGAAGAGCATCGAATCACGTATCTGGATCGCAAGACTGAAGCGCGCGCAGACGACCACCTGACCGTGGGCGTAACCCGGCACCTGAAAGTCGGAACGGCTCAGTTTGTCGAGGCCGGCACCGAGATCCACTACAACGCCGGGGAAAAAGTAGTCGTGGAAGGCGGCATGGAACTGACAGCCAAAGCAGGCGGCAGTTTCGTCAAAATCGACGCCGGTGGCGTAACGATTAGTGGCGCGCAGGTCAAGACCAACTCGGGCGGTTCTCCGGGGTCGGGGACGCCGGCTGCACCATTATTGCCGGGACCGATGAAGGTGGCGGCTGCAGATGTCGCGGGCAAAGCCCCTCTCCCTTCCCGCCTCAACGAGTCAGGTATCACGCCGTTGTGCGGCAAACAGAGCAACGGCGCTTGCAGCCGTAAGGATTGCACATGCATGTAA